The window AGCGGCTGGAGGCCCTTGGAGAGGAGCTCCTCCTCGGCCGCCGTGACGATCTTCGACATCGTCTTGACGGTCTCGATCGGGTAGGCGCCGACCGAGGACTCGGCCGAGAGCATGACCGCGTCCGCGCCGTCGAGGATCGCATTGGCGACGTCGGACGCCTCCGCGCGCGTCGGGCGGGAGTTGGTGATCATCGACTCCATCATCTGGGTCGCGACGATCACCGGCTTGGCGTTGCGGCGGCACATCTCGATGAGCCGCTTCTGGACCATCGGGACCTTCTCGAGCGGGTACTCGACGGCCAGGTCGCCACGGGCCACCATGACCGCGTCGAAGGCGTCCACGACGGCCGCCATGTTCTCGACGGCCTGCGGCTTCTCGACCTTGGCGATGACGGGGACCCGGCGGCCCTCCTCGTCCATCACCTTGTGGACGTCCTTGACGTCGTTGGCGTCGCGGACGAAGGACAGCGCGACCATGTCGCAGCCCATCCGCAGAGCGAAGCGGAGGTCGTCGACGTCCTTCTCCGACAGGGCGGGGACGTTCACGGCGGCACCCGGCAGGTTGATGCCCTTGTGGTCCGAGATGACACCGCCCTCGATGACGATGGTCCGCACCCGCGGGCCCTCGACCTCGGTCACCCGCAGTTCGACGTTGCCGTCGTTGATCAGGATCTGGTCACCCTTGGCGACATCGCCCGGGAGGCCCTTGTAGGTGGTTCCGCAGATGGACTTGTCGCCCGGGACGTCCTCGGTGGTGATGGTGAACTCGTCACCGCGCACCAGCTCGACGGGACCCTCGGCGAAGGTCTCCAGACGGATCTTCGGCCCCTGGAGGTCGGCAAGGACGCCGACGGCGCGCCCGGTGTCCTCGGAGACCTGCCGGACGCGGTCGTACCGCTCCTGGTGTTCTGCCTGGGACCCGTGGCTGAAGTTGAATCGGGCCACGTTCATACCTGCCTCGATGAGCGCTTTCAGCTGCTCATACGAGTCGACGGCGGGGCCCAGCGTGCAGACAATTTTGGAACGGCGCATGACTGGATCCTATCGGTTTGTTTCGTAGCGGAATATTCCGTCTGGTGGAAACTCCAAGTGACTACTGAGTAACCAGCGCATACGCCTGGGTGGCGATCTCCAGTTCCTCATCCGTGGGGACCACCGCCACCGCCACGCGGGCGCCCCGGGCCGAGATCAGCCGGGGCTCGCCGGAGCGCACCGCATTGGCCTCCGGGTCCAGCGACAGGCCCAGCCCGGCCAGGCCGTCGAGGGCCGCTTCCCGCACCTGGTGGGCGTTCTCGCCGACCCCGGCCGTGAAGGTCACCGCGTCCACCCGCCCGAGCACCGCCGAGTAGGCCCCGATGTACTTCTTCAGCCGGTGGACGTACGCGGCGAAGGCGAGGCTCGCCGCCTCGTCGCCCTCGCCCGCCCGCCGCAGCACCTCGCGCATGTCGTTGTCGCCGCACATGCCCAGCAGACCGCTCTTCTTGTTCAGGAGCGAATCGATCTCATCCACCGAGAAGCCCGCCACCCGCGCCAGGTGGAAGACGACCGCCGGATCGAGATCGCCCGAACGGGTTCCCATGACCAGGCCCTCCAGCGGGGTCAGGCCCATCGACGTCTCCACGCACACCCCGCCCCGCACGGCCGACGCGGAGGCGCCGTTGCCCAGGTGCAGCACGATCACGTTCACGTCCTCCACCGGCCTGCCGAGGAGGCGCGCCGTCGCCCGCGAGACGTAGGCGTGCGAGGTGCCGTGGAAGCCGTACCGCCGAATGGAGTACGCGTCGGCCGTCGCGGCGTCGATCGCGTACCGCGCCACGTACTCCGGCATCGTCGAGTGGAACGCGGTGTCGAAGACGGCGACCTGCGGAATGTCCGCGCGCAGCGTGCGGGCCACCTCGATGCCCGTCACGTTCGCCGGGTTGTGCAGCGGAGCCAGCGGGATCAGGTTCCGGATCTCCGCCAGCACCTCGTCGTCGATCACGGTCGGCTCGGTGAACCGCGTCCCGCCGTGCACGACCCGGTGCCCCACCGCCGCCAGTTCGGGGGAGTCCAGGCCCATACCGTCCGCGGCGAGCTCGGCCGCCACGGCCTTCAGCGCCGCCCCGTGGTCCGCGATCGGGCCGACCTGCTCGCGCCGGCCGCCGGCCGCGCCCGGACCCGCGAGCGGCTCGTGCACCAGCCGGGAAGCCTCCTCGCCGATGCGCTCCACCAGGCCCGAGGCGAGCCGGGAGCGGTCCGCCATGTCGAGGAGCTGGTACTTCACCGACGAGGAGCCGGAGTTGAGGACGAGTACGCGCGATGCGGTCAC is drawn from Streptomyces sp. NBC_01232 and contains these coding sequences:
- the pyk gene encoding pyruvate kinase; amino-acid sequence: MRRSKIVCTLGPAVDSYEQLKALIEAGMNVARFNFSHGSQAEHQERYDRVRQVSEDTGRAVGVLADLQGPKIRLETFAEGPVELVRGDEFTITTEDVPGDKSICGTTYKGLPGDVAKGDQILINDGNVELRVTEVEGPRVRTIVIEGGVISDHKGINLPGAAVNVPALSEKDVDDLRFALRMGCDMVALSFVRDANDVKDVHKVMDEEGRRVPVIAKVEKPQAVENMAAVVDAFDAVMVARGDLAVEYPLEKVPMVQKRLIEMCRRNAKPVIVATQMMESMITNSRPTRAEASDVANAILDGADAVMLSAESSVGAYPIETVKTMSKIVTAAEEELLSKGLQPLVQGKKPRTQGGSVARAACEIADFLDGQALIAFTQSGDTARRLSRYRVTQPILAFTTDVNTRNQLTLSWGVESYIVPHVDTTDAMVDLVDGELLKLGRYNQGDTMIITAGSPPGVPGTTNMVRVHHLGGDTRD
- a CDS encoding acetate kinase; the protein is MTASRVLVLNSGSSSVKYQLLDMADRSRLASGLVERIGEEASRLVHEPLAGPGAAGGRREQVGPIADHGAALKAVAAELAADGMGLDSPELAAVGHRVVHGGTRFTEPTVIDDEVLAEIRNLIPLAPLHNPANVTGIEVARTLRADIPQVAVFDTAFHSTMPEYVARYAIDAATADAYSIRRYGFHGTSHAYVSRATARLLGRPVEDVNVIVLHLGNGASASAVRGGVCVETSMGLTPLEGLVMGTRSGDLDPAVVFHLARVAGFSVDEIDSLLNKKSGLLGMCGDNDMREVLRRAGEGDEAASLAFAAYVHRLKKYIGAYSAVLGRVDAVTFTAGVGENAHQVREAALDGLAGLGLSLDPEANAVRSGEPRLISARGARVAVAVVPTDEELEIATQAYALVTQ